From Streptomyces qinzhouensis, one genomic window encodes:
- the mvaD gene encoding diphosphomevalonate decarboxylase: MRSEHSAAAPSPGPPERGAAGSATAVAHPNIALIKYWGKRDEGLVLPWTSSLSMTLDVFPTTTRVRLESGSGHDTVALNGVPATGETLRRVTAFLQLVRERAGSGRRAVVETHNTVPTGAGLASSASGFAALAVAAAAVYGLGLDAGGLSRLARRGSGSASRSVFGGFAVWHAGADTGTAAEADLGSYAEPVPAADLDPALVVAVVDAGPKTVSSREAMRRTVDTSPLFGPWAVSGKDDLAEMRAALRRGDIDAVGEIAERNALGMHATMLAARPAVRYLSPATVTVLDSVLRLRRDGIAAYATMDAGPNVKVLCRRADAERVAGAVRDAVPGGTVLVAGPGPGARLLGEGA, translated from the coding sequence ATGCGCAGTGAACACTCGGCCGCCGCACCGTCACCGGGCCCGCCGGAGCGGGGCGCCGCGGGCAGCGCCACCGCCGTCGCGCACCCGAACATCGCGCTGATCAAGTACTGGGGCAAGCGGGACGAGGGTCTGGTGCTGCCCTGGACGTCGAGTCTGTCGATGACGCTGGACGTCTTCCCGACGACCACCCGGGTCCGGCTGGAGTCCGGGTCGGGGCACGACACGGTGGCGCTGAACGGTGTGCCCGCGACGGGCGAGACCCTGCGCCGGGTCACCGCCTTCCTTCAGCTGGTGCGGGAGAGGGCCGGAAGCGGCCGGCGGGCCGTCGTGGAGACGCACAACACCGTTCCCACCGGGGCGGGTCTGGCGTCGTCCGCCAGTGGGTTCGCCGCCCTCGCCGTCGCCGCCGCCGCCGTGTACGGGCTCGGTCTCGACGCCGGCGGGCTGTCCCGGCTGGCGCGGCGGGGGTCCGGGTCGGCTTCGCGGTCGGTGTTCGGCGGGTTCGCCGTCTGGCATGCCGGGGCGGACACCGGGACGGCCGCGGAGGCGGACCTCGGCTCGTACGCCGAGCCGGTACCCGCCGCCGATCTCGACCCGGCGCTGGTCGTCGCCGTCGTCGACGCCGGCCCCAAGACGGTGTCCAGCCGGGAGGCCATGCGCCGCACGGTCGACACCTCGCCGCTGTTCGGGCCGTGGGCCGTCTCCGGCAAGGACGATCTGGCCGAGATGCGGGCGGCGCTGCGGCGGGGCGACATCGACGCGGTGGGCGAGATCGCGGAGCGCAACGCGCTCGGCATGCACGCGACCATGCTGGCGGCCCGGCCGGCGGTCCGGTATCTGTCGCCGGCCACGGTCACCGTGCTCGACAGTGTGCTGCGGCTGCGGCGGGACGGCATCGCGGCCTACGCGACGATGGACGCCGGGCCGAACGTGAAGGTGCTGTGCCGCCGGGCGGACGCGGAGCGGGTGGCCGGGGCCGTACGCGATGCCGTCCCGGGCGGCACGGTCCTGGTCGCCGGGCCGGGCCCCGGTGCCCGTCTGCTGGGTGAGGGCGCATGA
- the mvk gene encoding mevalonate kinase — protein MTLPTSSDGVSESRVPKRHRARSVGIGRAHAKAILLGEHAVVHGAPALAIPVPQLTVTASAGWSSRAGDGRGEVSVTMTGSASRALVTRAFDGLRRLTEEFFVRTGAAGGPPLEVVVDGGIPHGRGLGSSAAVSRAVVFALADLLGRELTEDLAFDLVQTAENLAHGRASGVDATAVGAERPLLFRAGRAEELPIGCDGLFIIADSGVPGSTKEAAELLRAGFGRRAGAAERFVGRASELAEAGRRALADGDAEGLGSRLTDYHELLRAAGLSTERIDALVEAALKAGSLGAKITGGGLGGCAIAQTRPEQAREVTRQLHEAGAVQTWAVPLKGFDSHAQ, from the coding sequence TTGACCCTTCCGACCTCGTCCGACGGGGTATCGGAGAGCCGGGTGCCGAAACGTCACCGGGCCCGCTCGGTCGGTATCGGCCGCGCCCATGCCAAGGCCATTCTGCTGGGAGAGCACGCGGTCGTCCACGGGGCGCCGGCGCTGGCGATCCCGGTGCCGCAGCTGACGGTGACGGCGAGCGCCGGATGGTCCTCCCGCGCCGGTGACGGCCGGGGGGAGGTGTCCGTCACGATGACCGGTTCCGCGTCGCGGGCGCTGGTGACACGGGCTTTCGACGGGCTGCGCCGGCTGACCGAGGAATTCTTCGTGCGCACGGGTGCGGCGGGCGGGCCGCCCCTGGAGGTGGTGGTGGACGGTGGGATCCCGCACGGCCGGGGGCTGGGTTCCAGTGCGGCCGTCTCCCGTGCGGTGGTCTTCGCGCTCGCCGATCTGCTGGGCCGTGAACTGACCGAGGACCTGGCGTTCGATCTGGTGCAGACGGCCGAGAACCTGGCGCACGGGCGGGCCAGCGGGGTGGATGCGACGGCGGTGGGCGCGGAGCGGCCGCTGCTGTTCCGGGCGGGCCGGGCGGAGGAACTGCCCATCGGCTGCGACGGGTTGTTCATCATCGCCGACAGTGGTGTCCCGGGCAGTACCAAGGAAGCGGCCGAGCTGCTGCGGGCGGGATTCGGGCGCCGCGCCGGGGCGGCGGAGAGGTTCGTCGGCCGGGCGTCGGAATTGGCCGAGGCGGGCCGGCGGGCGCTGGCCGACGGCGATGCCGAGGGACTCGGCTCGCGGCTCACCGACTACCACGAGCTGCTCCGCGCGGCCGGTCTGAGCACGGAGCGGATCGATGCGCTGGTCGAGGCGGCGCTGAAGGCGGGCAGCCTCGGAGCCAAGATCACCGGTGGTGGTCTGGGCGGCTGCGCGATCGCACAGACCCGGCCCGAACAGGCCCGGGAGGTCACCCGGCAGCTCCACGAGGCCGGGGCCGTACAGACCTGGGCCGTACCGCTGAAGGGGTTCGACAGCCATGCGCAGTGA
- a CDS encoding FAD/NAD(P)-binding protein, with the protein MEICLVGAGPRGLSVLERLCAQERKSPRWPAVTVHVADPDPAGAGRVWRPTQSRHLLMNTVACQVTLYTDASVRIDGPVEEGPSLYQWAKTLESGPLETGRDTTHDQHLIAEARRLGPDTYPTRALYGSYLRWAFQQTVANAPGHLTVLVHPLRAVALEDTAPRPDHGNGNGTGARTAVPPTQTVTLEDGTRLTGLSAVVLAQGHLPARPTDTEHRLAAFAARNGLTYLAPANPADVDLSHIPPGQSVLLRGLGLNFFDYLTLFTQGRGGTYTRTGGRLVYRPSGREPRLYAGSRRGVPYQARGENEKGAHGRYFPRLLTTEYIAALRRRKNTRGTAVDFTAELWPLISKEVCGVYYTGLLTARGEPAPATEEFTERYLRAEPGPAEDRILDEAGIGPAERWDWHRIARPYGPRDTAGPAAFRRWLRDHLDEDVRLARQGNINGPVKAALDVLRDLRNELRLAVDHAGLTAASHRDDLERWYTPLNTYLSIGPPASRIEEMAALMDAGVLDVTGPGLHVATDPHDPCFIGTSSETGQRVRAGVLIEARLPDIDLRRTTDPLLGHLLRTGQCRPYRIPHGRPDTHPDSTGTPGGADYETGGLAVSERPYHLIDAHGVPHPRRFAYGVPTESVHWVTAAGIRPGVGSVTLEDSDAIAAAVLALPPCPPPAPRHDRSPSTTRGQAHDLSV; encoded by the coding sequence CTGGAGATATGCCTCGTCGGCGCCGGGCCCCGCGGCCTGTCCGTACTGGAAAGACTCTGTGCGCAGGAACGGAAATCACCCCGCTGGCCCGCCGTCACCGTGCATGTCGCCGACCCCGACCCGGCGGGCGCCGGCCGGGTATGGCGCCCGACCCAGTCCCGCCACCTGCTCATGAACACCGTCGCCTGCCAGGTGACGCTCTACACCGACGCCAGCGTCCGCATCGACGGCCCGGTCGAGGAGGGCCCCAGCCTGTACCAGTGGGCCAAAACCCTGGAATCCGGCCCACTCGAAACAGGCCGGGACACCACCCACGACCAACACCTCATCGCCGAGGCACGCCGGCTGGGCCCCGACACCTACCCCACCCGCGCGCTCTACGGCTCCTATCTGCGCTGGGCGTTCCAGCAGACCGTCGCGAACGCCCCCGGCCACCTGACGGTACTCGTCCACCCCCTGCGGGCCGTCGCCCTGGAGGACACCGCCCCCCGCCCGGACCACGGCAACGGCAACGGCACCGGGGCCCGGACCGCTGTCCCGCCGACCCAGACCGTCACCCTGGAAGACGGCACCCGGCTGACCGGACTGTCCGCCGTCGTCCTCGCCCAGGGCCACCTCCCGGCCCGCCCCACCGACACCGAACACCGACTGGCCGCATTCGCCGCCCGTAACGGGCTGACCTACCTCGCCCCCGCCAACCCCGCCGACGTCGACCTCTCCCACATCCCGCCCGGACAGAGCGTCCTGCTGCGCGGACTGGGACTCAACTTCTTCGACTACCTGACCCTGTTCACCCAGGGCCGCGGCGGCACCTACACCCGCACCGGCGGCCGCCTGGTCTACCGGCCCTCGGGCCGCGAACCGCGCCTGTACGCCGGCTCCCGCCGCGGTGTGCCCTACCAGGCCCGCGGCGAGAACGAGAAAGGCGCCCACGGCCGCTACTTCCCCCGGCTCCTGACCACCGAGTACATCGCCGCGCTGCGCCGCCGCAAGAACACCCGCGGCACGGCCGTCGACTTCACCGCCGAGCTGTGGCCGCTGATCTCCAAAGAGGTATGCGGCGTCTACTACACGGGCCTGCTCACGGCCCGCGGCGAACCCGCCCCGGCCACCGAGGAGTTCACCGAGCGGTATCTGCGCGCCGAACCCGGACCGGCCGAGGACCGGATCCTGGACGAGGCCGGAATCGGCCCGGCCGAACGCTGGGACTGGCACCGCATCGCCCGCCCCTACGGCCCCCGCGACACCGCCGGCCCGGCCGCCTTCCGCCGCTGGCTGCGCGACCACCTCGACGAGGACGTCCGGCTGGCCCGCCAGGGCAACATCAACGGACCGGTCAAGGCCGCCCTCGACGTCCTGCGGGACCTGCGCAACGAACTACGGCTCGCCGTCGACCACGCGGGCCTGACCGCCGCCTCCCACCGCGACGACCTCGAACGCTGGTACACCCCCCTCAACACCTATCTGTCCATCGGCCCGCCCGCCTCCCGCATCGAGGAGATGGCCGCACTCATGGACGCCGGCGTCCTCGACGTGACCGGCCCCGGACTCCACGTCGCCACCGACCCGCACGACCCCTGCTTCATCGGTACGTCCAGCGAGACCGGCCAACGGGTACGGGCCGGCGTCCTCATCGAGGCCCGCCTGCCCGACATCGACCTGCGGCGCACCACCGACCCACTCCTGGGCCACCTGCTGCGCACCGGACAGTGCCGCCCCTACCGCATCCCCCACGGCCGGCCGGACACCCACCCCGACAGCACCGGCACCCCCGGCGGCGCGGACTACGAGACCGGCGGCCTCGCCGTCTCCGAGCGCCCCTACCACCTGATCGACGCCCACGGCGTACCGCACCCCCGCCGCTTCGCCTACGGGGTCCCCACCGAGTCGGTGCACTGGGTGACCGCCGCGGGCATCAGACCCGGCGTCGGCTCGGTCACCCTCGAAGACTCCGACGCCATCGCCGCGGCCGTCCTCGCCCTGCCGCCCTGCCCACCCCCCGCCCCCCGCCACGACCGGTCACCGTCCACCACCCGAGGCCAGGCACATGACCTCTCCGTATGA
- the pcaB gene encoding 3-carboxy-cis,cis-muconate cycloisomerase yields the protein MTSPYEPPPPAYLDAGLLSPVRAGTPAEAAVGDGAWLRAMLDAEAALARAQARCGTVPAHAAEAITAACAHPPDLRELALAARETANPVVGLVKALTARVAEHSPQAAEYVHRGSTSQDIFDTGAMLVASRALRLIITDLHTTAGALAELAAAHRDTVMAGRTLALHAVPTTFGLKAAGWHRLVLDAAERLEHTLHGLPVSLGGAAGTLAGYLQYAGRDADPAAVPDELTAAFAAETGLAVPVLPWHALRTPIADLGAGLARTTGALGKIAADVLVLTRTEIGEVTEPAVTGRGASSAMPHKRNPVLATLIRSASVQVPALAAVLTQCLATEDERSAGLWHAEWQPLREALRLTGGAAHTAAELARGLTVHPERMRANLEATGGQIVSERVSAVLAPRIGKDAARQLLTRATLLAGTTGRPLADVLAELPQLDGVLTRADALALLDPAAYTGAAGPLVDRALTTPHRPHTPKP from the coding sequence ATGACCTCTCCGTATGAACCCCCACCGCCTGCCTACCTGGACGCCGGGCTCCTCTCCCCGGTCCGCGCGGGCACCCCGGCCGAGGCGGCCGTCGGCGACGGCGCCTGGCTGAGGGCCATGCTCGACGCCGAGGCGGCCCTGGCCCGCGCCCAGGCCCGCTGCGGCACCGTGCCCGCACACGCCGCCGAGGCCATCACCGCCGCCTGCGCCCACCCGCCGGACCTACGCGAACTGGCCCTCGCCGCCCGGGAGACCGCCAACCCCGTCGTGGGCCTGGTCAAGGCCCTGACCGCCCGGGTCGCCGAACACTCCCCGCAGGCCGCCGAATACGTACACCGCGGCTCCACCAGCCAGGACATCTTCGACACCGGCGCCATGCTGGTGGCCTCCCGCGCGCTCCGCCTGATCATCACGGACCTGCACACCACGGCCGGCGCGCTCGCCGAACTCGCCGCCGCCCACCGCGACACCGTCATGGCGGGACGTACCCTCGCCCTGCACGCCGTCCCCACCACGTTCGGCCTCAAAGCGGCCGGCTGGCACCGGCTGGTCCTGGACGCCGCCGAGCGTCTCGAACACACCCTCCACGGGCTCCCGGTATCCCTGGGCGGCGCGGCCGGAACCCTGGCCGGCTATCTGCAGTACGCGGGCCGGGACGCCGACCCCGCGGCCGTACCGGACGAACTCACCGCCGCCTTCGCCGCCGAAACGGGCCTGGCCGTCCCCGTACTGCCCTGGCACGCCCTGCGTACCCCCATAGCCGACCTCGGCGCCGGCCTGGCCCGCACGACCGGCGCCCTCGGCAAGATCGCCGCCGATGTGCTGGTGCTGACCCGCACCGAGATCGGCGAAGTGACCGAACCCGCCGTCACCGGCCGGGGCGCCTCCTCGGCGATGCCCCACAAACGCAACCCGGTCCTCGCCACCCTCATCCGCTCGGCCTCCGTACAGGTACCCGCCCTGGCCGCCGTCCTGACCCAGTGCCTGGCCACCGAGGACGAACGCTCGGCCGGCCTGTGGCACGCCGAATGGCAGCCGCTGCGCGAAGCCCTGCGCCTGACCGGCGGCGCGGCGCACACGGCCGCCGAACTCGCCCGGGGACTCACCGTTCACCCCGAGCGGATGCGCGCCAACCTGGAGGCGACCGGCGGGCAAATCGTCTCCGAGCGGGTCTCGGCCGTCCTGGCACCGCGCATCGGCAAGGACGCCGCGCGCCAACTGCTCACCCGCGCCACGCTGCTCGCCGGCACGACCGGCCGGCCACTGGCCGACGTCCTGGCCGAACTCCCGCAGCTCGACGGCGTACTGACCCGCGCCGACGCACTCGCCCTGCTCGACCCGGCCGCCTACACCGGCGCCGCGGGCCCCCTGGTGGACCGCGCCCTCACCACCCCGCACCGCCCGCACACCCCGAAGCCGTAG
- a CDS encoding nuclear transport factor 2 family protein, with protein MSQYKDIITQYLDGVHRGDHELVLSLVTDGVLLEKKGQPAFRGKEVLRAAIDNKDGIVHKDAGSLRPVHKVERMIEEGETVAVDGTVVVPLPNGGQLELLFSDYFTFSDGLISGVESYMITPAPPQS; from the coding sequence ATGAGCCAATACAAGGACATCATCACGCAGTACCTCGACGGGGTTCACCGCGGCGACCACGAGCTGGTCCTGTCCCTGGTGACCGACGGAGTCCTGTTGGAGAAGAAGGGGCAGCCCGCGTTCCGCGGCAAGGAGGTCCTGCGTGCCGCCATCGACAACAAGGACGGCATCGTCCACAAGGACGCGGGCTCGCTGCGCCCGGTTCACAAGGTCGAGCGCATGATCGAGGAGGGCGAGACGGTGGCCGTGGACGGCACCGTCGTGGTGCCGCTGCCGAACGGTGGGCAGCTGGAGTTGCTCTTCTCCGACTATTTCACCTTCAGTGACGGTCTGATCAGTGGGGTGGAGAGCTACATGATCACTCCCGCGCCGCCGCAGAGCTGA
- a CDS encoding MFS transporter has translation MATQSAAPGAGAGSDVTADPKRWWVLAVICCAYLMVGLDLTVMNLALPDAQQDLGFSDGDRQWIVTAYALPYGSLLLFCGRLSDLIGRKRAFLIGLTGFAVASAVGGAAPNFEVLVTSRAAQGAFAALLSPACLALMATTFTDPKERGKAFGALGGVIAAGGGLGLLLGGALTSAFDWRWCMYVNLVFAAVALVGGLVWLTGQATARTPMDIPGVLLACSGMFCVVYGFSNAEEGWGRTETWSLLAVGGVLLVAFAVWQTRAAHPLLPPRVVIDRNRGGAYLTVLFVGAGFFGLLLFLIYYMQTVLDYSPLASGTAMLPTVVSTLFTTVICGTKLFPKLGPRPMIPSGLLVTAAGLVWLTRLEVDSTYAASLLGPLMAIGIGMGLVYAAALNTGTSGVRAEDSGIASATFSAGQQIGGAVGTALLNTIAATAVTDWLTDNTDGRPSPLELQTAAVHSYTTVFWWSAAILAGGAVIAALLLRSGPLPAPEEAVEEPAPSPEAQPA, from the coding sequence ATGGCGACACAGAGCGCGGCCCCCGGTGCCGGGGCGGGCTCGGATGTGACTGCGGACCCCAAACGGTGGTGGGTCCTCGCCGTCATCTGTTGCGCCTATCTCATGGTCGGTCTCGATCTGACCGTGATGAACCTCGCGCTTCCCGACGCCCAGCAGGATCTCGGCTTCAGCGACGGCGACCGGCAGTGGATCGTAACCGCCTATGCCCTGCCGTACGGAAGCCTGCTGCTGTTCTGCGGTCGCCTGTCCGATCTGATCGGCCGTAAGCGTGCCTTCCTCATCGGGCTGACCGGATTCGCCGTGGCTTCGGCCGTCGGCGGCGCCGCGCCGAACTTCGAGGTCCTGGTCACCTCCCGGGCGGCTCAGGGGGCGTTTGCCGCGCTGCTCTCCCCGGCTTGTCTGGCGCTGATGGCCACCACCTTCACCGACCCGAAGGAGCGTGGCAAGGCCTTTGGTGCGCTCGGTGGGGTCATCGCCGCCGGCGGTGGTCTGGGGCTGCTGCTGGGCGGTGCGCTGACCTCGGCCTTCGACTGGCGCTGGTGCATGTACGTCAATCTGGTCTTCGCCGCCGTGGCGCTGGTGGGCGGTCTGGTCTGGCTGACCGGCCAGGCCACGGCGCGCACTCCGATGGACATTCCCGGTGTGCTGCTGGCCTGCAGTGGCATGTTCTGTGTCGTGTACGGCTTCTCCAACGCCGAAGAGGGCTGGGGCAGGACGGAGACCTGGAGCCTGCTGGCCGTCGGCGGGGTCCTTCTGGTCGCGTTCGCGGTCTGGCAGACCCGGGCCGCTCATCCGCTGCTGCCTCCGCGGGTCGTGATCGACCGCAATCGCGGCGGTGCCTATCTGACGGTTCTGTTCGTCGGGGCGGGCTTCTTCGGTCTGCTGCTGTTCCTGATCTACTACATGCAGACCGTTCTGGACTACTCCCCGCTCGCGTCCGGTACCGCGATGCTGCCCACCGTCGTCTCCACTCTCTTCACCACCGTCATCTGCGGCACCAAGCTGTTTCCCAAGCTCGGTCCGCGTCCCATGATTCCCAGCGGGCTTCTGGTGACCGCGGCCGGTCTGGTCTGGCTCACCCGGCTCGAAGTCGACTCCACCTATGCGGCCAGCCTCCTCGGCCCCCTGATGGCCATCGGTATCGGCATGGGCCTGGTCTACGCGGCCGCGCTCAACACGGGTACCTCGGGGGTCCGTGCCGAGGACTCCGGTATCGCGTCGGCGACGTTCAGCGCCGGACAGCAGATCGGCGGCGCCGTCGGTACCGCGCTGCTCAACACGATCGCGGCCACCGCCGTCACCGACTGGCTCACCGACAACACGGACGGCAGGCCCAGTCCGCTGGAGCTCCAGACCGCCGCGGTCCACAGCTACACCACGGTCTTCTGGTGGTCCGCCGCGATTCTCGCCGGTGGTGCCGTCATCGCGGCTCTCCTGCTGCGCAGCGGCCCGCTGCCAGCCCCCGAGGAGGCCGTGGAGGAGCCCGCGCCGAGTCCCGAGGCGCAGCCCGCCTGA
- a CDS encoding polyprenyl synthetase family protein, protein MTITRPRPGAVLHPDDVDAALREFLAARRADAESISPAYAAAVAELERYVLRGGKRVRPAFAWLGWIGAGGDETGPEAEAVLRTCAALELFHAYGLIHDDVIDASLTRRGAPAAHVMFADQHRARCWSGSAELFGTGAAILIGDLAQCWADDMIRTSGLSARAQRRVDPVWTDLRTEVLCGQLLDLTAEAAGDEDIGTALRVNQYKTASYTVERPLHIGAAIAGAGAELVAAYRAFGVDIGVAFQLRDDLLGVFGAPEETGKPSGDDLVQGKRTVLFTSALRYADERDPDAAKFLRARIGTRISEDELRTMRAIITEVGAVDRVERDIAARTERALAVLRASGATEGAKERLTAMAISATQRTS, encoded by the coding sequence ATGACCATCACCCGACCCCGCCCCGGGGCCGTTCTGCACCCGGACGACGTCGACGCCGCGCTCCGGGAGTTCCTGGCCGCGCGGCGGGCCGACGCCGAATCGATCAGCCCGGCCTACGCGGCCGCGGTCGCCGAGCTGGAGAGGTATGTGCTGCGCGGCGGCAAGCGGGTACGGCCGGCGTTCGCCTGGCTCGGCTGGATCGGTGCCGGGGGCGACGAGACCGGTCCCGAGGCCGAGGCGGTCCTGCGGACCTGTGCCGCGCTGGAGTTGTTCCACGCCTACGGGCTGATCCACGACGATGTGATCGACGCGTCCCTGACCCGCCGTGGCGCGCCGGCCGCGCATGTGATGTTCGCCGACCAGCACCGGGCCCGCTGCTGGAGCGGCAGTGCCGAGCTGTTCGGTACGGGTGCCGCGATCCTGATCGGGGATCTGGCGCAGTGCTGGGCCGACGACATGATCCGTACGTCCGGGCTGTCGGCGCGGGCGCAGCGGCGGGTGGACCCGGTGTGGACGGATCTGCGTACCGAGGTTCTCTGCGGTCAGCTGCTCGATCTGACCGCCGAGGCGGCGGGCGACGAGGACATCGGCACGGCGCTGCGGGTCAACCAGTACAAGACGGCCTCCTACACGGTGGAGCGCCCGCTGCACATCGGTGCCGCGATAGCGGGTGCCGGTGCCGAGCTGGTGGCCGCCTATCGGGCGTTCGGGGTCGACATCGGTGTCGCGTTCCAGCTGCGTGACGATCTGCTGGGGGTGTTCGGCGCTCCCGAGGAGACCGGCAAGCCGTCGGGTGACGATCTGGTCCAGGGCAAGCGCACCGTGCTGTTCACTTCCGCTCTGCGGTACGCCGACGAGCGGGATCCGGACGCGGCGAAGTTCCTCAGGGCCAGGATCGGGACGCGGATCTCCGAGGACGAGCTGAGGACGATGCGCGCCATCATCACCGAGGTCGGCGCGGTGGACCGGGTGGAGCGGGATATCGCCGCCCGTACCGAGCGGGCTCTGGCGGTGCTGCGGGCGAGCGGTGCCACCGAGGGGGCGAAGGAGCGGCTGACCGCGATGGCGATCAGCGCGACCCAGCGGACCTCGTAA
- a CDS encoding aromatic prenyltransferase: MSEATELADLYSAVEESARLLDVPYAQDKVRSVLTAYEKVLATTPIAFRMGTGRRYSNDVDWRFPVPTDGVDPYTTALAHGLLEPTDHPIASLFLEVAERCKTTFYGVDFGAASGLKKLYLAFPADDMEPLSTLLDLPSMPRSVAENYDFFVRHGMDGRQMPMFSMDYRHRTVNLYFNALSADMLTPQSIRSIFRDLELPEPSERLLRLSERAFGFYATLGWDSPKIERSAFSILVKDPAELPVPMEPEIEKFLAGIRRRATDDKFLYYVAVSSSGEEVYKFQSYYQFQPWLNPMLQSDSSPA, encoded by the coding sequence ATGTCTGAGGCCACCGAGTTGGCAGACCTCTACTCGGCCGTTGAGGAGTCTGCCCGGCTGCTCGATGTGCCCTACGCGCAAGACAAGGTGCGGTCGGTTCTGACCGCGTACGAGAAGGTGCTCGCGACCACGCCGATCGCTTTCCGTATGGGGACCGGCCGGCGGTATTCAAACGATGTCGACTGGCGCTTCCCCGTTCCCACGGACGGTGTCGATCCCTACACGACCGCACTGGCGCACGGTCTGCTCGAGCCCACGGACCACCCCATCGCCTCCCTTTTCCTGGAGGTTGCGGAGCGGTGCAAAACCACCTTCTACGGTGTTGATTTCGGGGCCGCGAGCGGTCTCAAGAAGTTGTATCTGGCGTTTCCCGCGGACGATATGGAGCCTCTTTCCACGCTGCTCGACCTGCCGTCCATGCCGCGTAGTGTGGCCGAGAACTACGACTTCTTCGTCCGGCACGGCATGGACGGCAGGCAGATGCCGATGTTCTCGATGGACTACCGGCACCGCACGGTGAATCTGTACTTCAACGCGCTCTCCGCCGACATGCTCACCCCGCAGAGCATCCGGTCGATCTTCCGTGATCTGGAGCTGCCGGAGCCGAGCGAGCGGCTGCTCAGGCTGAGCGAGCGGGCGTTCGGGTTCTACGCCACCCTGGGCTGGGACTCCCCGAAGATCGAGCGGTCCGCGTTCTCCATCCTGGTCAAGGATCCGGCGGAGCTTCCCGTGCCGATGGAACCGGAGATCGAGAAGTTCCTGGCCGGTATCCGGCGGCGGGCCACCGACGACAAGTTCCTCTACTACGTCGCCGTGTCGTCGAGCGGCGAGGAGGTCTACAAGTTCCAGTCGTACTACCAGTTCCAGCCCTGGCTGAACCCGATGCTGCAGTCCGATTCCTCCCCGGCCTGA
- a CDS encoding type III polyketide synthase — MARLCKPAVNVPEYVITMEETLEFAERTHHGKPQLPLALRLIRNTGVKTRHLVQPIEKTLHHPGLAERNRIYELESKKRTPPVIEQALTNAGLTAHDIDAIIYVSCTGFLMPSLTAWLINHMGFRSDTRQIPIAQLGCAAGAAAVNRAHDFCLAHPRTNVLIVSCELCSLCYQPTDDNTGALLSDGLFGDAVAAAVVRGTGGTGIHLDHNASHLIPHTEDWISYAVRDTGFHFQLDRRVPGTMEPLAPVLRTFAHNHHHNAGNLDFYIIHAGGPRILDDLATFLDVDRKAFRHSWATLTEHGNIASAVVLDAARRLYEEDTPAPEATGLIAGFGPGITAEMTLGHWETHTT; from the coding sequence ATGGCCAGGCTGTGCAAGCCCGCGGTGAACGTGCCGGAATACGTCATCACGATGGAAGAGACCCTGGAGTTCGCCGAGCGGACCCACCACGGAAAACCACAACTGCCCCTGGCACTCAGGCTGATCCGGAACACCGGAGTCAAAACCCGGCACCTCGTCCAGCCCATCGAAAAAACCCTCCACCACCCCGGCCTCGCCGAACGCAACCGCATCTACGAACTCGAGTCCAAAAAACGCACCCCACCCGTCATCGAACAAGCCCTCACGAACGCCGGCCTCACCGCACACGACATCGACGCCATCATCTACGTCTCGTGCACCGGCTTCCTCATGCCCTCACTGACCGCATGGCTCATCAACCACATGGGCTTCCGCTCCGACACCCGCCAGATACCCATCGCCCAACTCGGCTGCGCCGCCGGCGCCGCAGCCGTCAACCGCGCCCACGACTTCTGCCTCGCCCACCCCCGCACCAACGTCCTCATCGTCTCCTGCGAACTCTGCTCCCTGTGCTACCAGCCCACCGACGACAACACCGGCGCCCTCCTCTCCGACGGACTCTTCGGCGACGCCGTCGCCGCAGCCGTCGTCCGCGGCACCGGCGGCACCGGCATCCACCTCGACCACAACGCCTCCCACCTCATCCCCCACACCGAAGACTGGATCTCCTACGCCGTACGCGACACCGGCTTCCACTTCCAACTCGACCGCCGCGTCCCCGGAACCATGGAACCCCTCGCCCCCGTCCTGCGCACCTTCGCCCACAACCACCACCACAACGCCGGAAACCTCGACTTCTACATCATCCACGCCGGCGGCCCCCGCATCCTCGACGACCTCGCCACCTTCCTCGACGTCGACCGCAAAGCCTTCCGCCACAGCTGGGCCACCCTCACCGAACACGGCAACATCGCCAGCGCCGTCGTCCTCGACGCCGCCCGCCGACTCTACGAAGAAGACACCCCCGCACCCGAAGCCACCGGCCTCATCGCCGGCTTCGGCCCCGGAATCACCGCCGAAATGACCCTCGGCCACTGGGAAACCCACACCACCTGA